A genomic window from Salvia hispanica cultivar TCC Black 2014 chromosome 5, UniMelb_Shisp_WGS_1.0, whole genome shotgun sequence includes:
- the LOC125189169 gene encoding AMSH-like ubiquitin thioesterase 1 encodes MITRSSSGGGFNIAAVTKKIDVDNRISLRYYHRIADNILKQADIFREEKNIIDLYVMLLRFSSLVTETIPCHKEYRTSLQSSKLNLKRKLNAAMTELEELKPAVSEKLEELHYKQIYQLHKQQKSQQSQTLEPSVEWPLVRRNVNDFSRKQPVTNQYGYQVPQAFSLSKPTREHLQRATLSIPRAKEETLSKHSILGPNGLRGQWQGPTHYKVQYPSNLDFTPIQIPGVNSTQNSTEDGIVMKEESSEQDKSSFESVVPPKTDNQQIEESISLISFEDESASQSEVIRQPSPPPVLAEVQDLIPASTPETPTESGLVNVSDDALVCSEDPLQLHIPTELMNSFMKLAKSNTNKNLETCGVLAGSLKNRKFYITALIIPKQESTSDMCQTTNEEEIFEVQDKQSLFPLGWIHTHPTQSCFMSSIDVHTHYSYQIMLPEAIAIVMAPRDTSRKHGIFRLTSGGMTTIRHCPRRGFHSHDPPSDGSPIYRQCTDVYMNPDLKFDVIDLR; translated from the exons ATGATAACTCGATCTTCATCTGGAGGTGGATTCAACATCGCCGCCGTTACCAAGAAGATCGATGTAGACAATCGAATTTCTCTACGCTATTACCACAGAATTGCCGATAATATTCTCAAGCAG GCTGACATATTTCGTgaagaaaagaatattattGACCTCTATGTTATGCTCCTTAGATTTTCAAG TTTGGTGACTGAGACGATACCTTGCCATAAAGAGTATAGAACATCTCTACAGAGCAGTAAACTCAATCTCAAAAGG AAATTGAATGCTGCAATGACTGAGCTTGAGGAATTGAAACCAGCTGTTTCAGAAAAACTTGAGGAGTTGCACtataaacaaatttatcaaCTTCATAAACAGCAGAAATCTCAGCAAAGTCAAACTTTGGAACCCTCAGTTGAATGGCCTCTTGTTAGACGAAATGTGAATGATTTTAGTAGAAAACAG CCTGTTACTAATCAATATGGATATCAAGTTCCCCAAGCATTCTCACTTAGCAAACCAACTAGAGAACATCTCCAAAGAGC AACATTGAGCATTCCGCGTGCAAAGGAGGAAACTCTTTCAAAACATTCTATTTTGGGCCCAAATGGGCTTCGTGGGCAGTGGCAGGGTCCAACTCACTATAAG GTTCAGTATCCAAGTAATTTAGACTTCACTCCTATACAGATCCCAGG GGTTAATAGCACTCAGAATTCTACTGAGGATGGGATTGTGATGAAAGAGGAAAGCTCAGAACAAGATAAATCAAGCTTCGAATCTGTAGTTCCACCAAAAACTGATAACCAACAGATTGAAGAATCTATTTCCCTCATATCTTTTGAAGATGAAAGTGCTTCACAAAGTGAGGTAATTAGACAACCTTCTCCCCCACCTGTTCTAGCAGAGGTACAGGATTTGATTCCAGCCTCAACGCCAGAGACTCCAACAGAAAGTGGGTTGGTAAATGTTTCTGATGATGCTTTAGTATGTTCCGAGGATCCCCTACAGTTGCACATA CCAACTGAACTGATGAACAGTTTTATGAAGCTAGCAAAGTCAAACACCAataagaacttagaaacatgTGGTGTCCTTGCAGGTTCCCTC AAAAACAGGAAATTTTACATTACTGCTCTTATTATTCCAAAGCAAGAATCAACTTCAGATATG TGTCAGACCACAAATGAGGAGGAAATATTTGAAGTGCAGGACAAGCAGTCTCTTTTTCCCCTTGGATGGATTCAT ACACATCCTACTCAATCTTGTTTCATGTCATCAATTGATGTACATACACACTACTCTTATCAG ATCATGTTGCCAGAAGCCATTGCCATTGTCATGGCACCAAGAGACACTTCAAG GAAGCATGGCATTTTCCGGTTGACTTCAGGTGGCATGACCACCATCAGGCATTGCCCACGGCGGGGTTTCCATTCCCACGATCCTCCGTCCGATGGTAGCCCGATATACAGACAATGTACAGATGTTTATATGAATCCTGATCTGAAATTTGATGTCATTGATCTACGTTGA
- the LOC125189448 gene encoding uncharacterized protein LOC125189448, giving the protein MKKQQQQAPQNEQDPTQYTKLHSHSLLHNMVLYFLFFGSGLVVGLTLTFYLPPSLQFSQFSSTIQETSSTPTPPPPPLHRPPPRMQPRAGLRDFLRVEDNATHDMTDTELLWRASMKPKIEEFPFRRTAKVAFMFLAKGDLPLAPLWELFFRGHQGLYSIYVHSQPSYKGNFPKGSVFHGRRIASKEVEWGKISMVAAELPVPVRRSFTDTQMASSSCVNISNWITVRPSRVGFDQTNTFKNWKEQSCVFWRAKT; this is encoded by the exons atgaagaaacaacaacaacaagcACCCCAAAATGAACAAGACCCAACCCAATACACCAAACTCCACTCCCACAGCCTCCTCCACAACATGGTCCTCTACTTCCTCTTCTTCGGGTCCGGCCTCGTCGTCGGCCTCACCCTCACCTTCTACCTCCCCCCAAGCCTCCAATTCTCCCAATTCTCCTCCACCATCCAAGAAACCTCCTCCACCCCAACTCCCCCACCCCCGCCTCTGCACCGCCCTCCCCCGCGCATGCAGCCGCGGGCGGGGCTGAGGGACTTCCTCAGAGTCGAAGACAACGCGACGCACGACATGACGGACACGGAGCTCCTGTGGCGGGCGTCGATGAAGCCGAAGATCGAGGAGTTTCCGTTCAGGCGGACGGCGAAGGTGGCGTTCATGTTCCTGGCGAAGGGGGACCTGCCGCTGGCGCCGCTGTGGGAGCTCTTCTTTAGAGGGCATCAAGGCTTGTATTCCATCTACGTCCATTCTCAGCCTTCTTACAAAGGGAATTTTCCAAAGGGTTCGGTTTTTCATGGCAGAAGAATTGCTAGCAAG GAGGTAGAATGGGGCAAGATCAGCATGGTCGCAGCCGAAC TTCCAGTTCCAGTCAGACGCTCATTTACAGATACACAAATGGCTTCTTCTTCATGTGTCAATATATCAAATTGGATTACTGTGAGGCCGAGCCGTGTGGGTTTTGATCAAACCAACACGTTCAAGAATTGGAAGGAGCAAAGTTGTGTGTTCTGGAGAGCGAAGACATGA
- the LOC125190989 gene encoding mitochondrial outer membrane protein porin of 34 kDa-like produces the protein MGKGPGLYSDIGKRARDLLYRDYNSDQKFTITTYSPTGVTLTSTGTKKGELFLADVNTQLKNKNITTDIKVDTGSNLFTTVTIDEPTPGLKAILSFRVPDQRSGKLELQYLHDYAGISSSVGLTANPVVNLSAVLGNNNLALGTDVSFDTKEGALTKCNFGASFINSDLIAALSVNDKGDTLSASYYHIVSPLSNTAVGAEVTHSFSSSVNTITVGTQHQLDPLTTVKARLNNGGKAYALIQHEWRPKSLVTISTEVDTKSIDKSAKFGLALALKP, from the exons ATGGGCAAAGGTCCAGGCCTATACTCTGATATCGGCAAAAGAGCTCGAG ATCTTCTTTACAGGGATTACAACAGCGACCAGAAGTTTACAATCACCACCTATTCTCCTACTGGAGTG ACCCTCACTTCTACGGGAACAAAGAAAGGTGAGCTATTCTTGGCTGATGTGAACACACAGTTGAAGAACAAGAACATCACCACTGATATCAAAGTCGACACTGGCTCAAAT CTCTTCACCACTGTAACAATTGATGAGCCTACTCCTGGATTGAAGGCTATATTAAGCTTTAGAGTTCCTGATCAGAGATCTGGAAAG TTGGAGCTTCAATACTTGCATGACTATGCGGGGATAAGCTCAAGTGTTGGTTTGACCGCCAACCCTGTTGTGAATCTTTCTGCCGTTCTTGGGAATAATAATCTCGCCTTGGGTACTGATGTGTCTTTTGACACCAAGGAAGGAGCGCTGACCAAATGCAACTTTGGCGCAAGCTTCATAAACTCTGATCTTATTGCTGCCTTGTCAGT GAATGACAAGGGTGATACCTTGAGTGCGTCATACTACCATATAGTGAGCCCATTGTCCAACACTGCTGTTGGCGCAGAGGTGACACACAGCTTCTCAAGCAGCGTGAACACCATCACTGTTGGCACTCAGCATCAGTTGGACCCATTGACCACTGTGAAAGCACGATTGAACAATGGTGGAAAGGCATATGCTTTGATTCAACACGAATGGCGTCCAAAGTCGCTCGTCACCATCTCAACTGAAGTCGACACCAAGTCTATTGACAAGAGTGCGAAATTTGGGCTGGCCTTGGCCCTCAAGCCATGA
- the LOC125190991 gene encoding thioredoxin H2-like, producing MGGVLSSIVGGQEDSAVESSEPSRVTAFHSSARWQLHFDASKKLNKLMVVDFTATWCGPCKFMAPAFDAMSAKYTDVDFVKIDVDELADVAREFAVQAMPSFVLLKQGKEVDRVVGAKKDELENKILKHREAPKFAA from the exons ATGGGTGGTGTATTATCTTCGATTGTAGGCGGACAGGAGGATTCCGCCGTGGAATCGTCTGAACCGTCGCGCGTCACCGCCTTTCACTCGTCGGCGCGCTGGCAGCTCCATTTCGATGCCtccaagaaattaaataaactg ATGGTGGTGGATTTCACTGCGACATGGTGCGGGCCGTGCAAGTTCATGGCGCCGGCCTTCGATGCGATGTCCGCCAAATACACCGACGTCGACTTCGTCAAAATTGATGTCGATGAACTTGCT GACGTGGCAAGGGAGTTCGCAGTGCAGGCGATGCCATCGTTCGTGTTGCTAAAGCAGGGGAAAGAGGTTGATCGGGTCGTCGGGGCAAAGAAGGATGAGCttgagaataaaattttgaagcaCAGGGAAGCTCCTAAATTTGCTGCATAA
- the LOC125190987 gene encoding inositol hexakisphosphate and diphosphoinositol-pentakisphosphate kinase VIP2-like isoform X1 — MAGDADGLKKKITVGVCVMEKKVKCGSEASSAPMLEILERLEAFGEFEILYFGDKVILEEPIERWPICECLIAFHSTGYPLQRAEAYAALRKPFLVNELGQQRLLHDRRKVYEQLEMFGIPVPRYALVNRDYPNQELDYFIEEEDFVEVHGNRFWKPFVEKPVDGDNHSIMIYYPSSAGGGMKELFRKVGNRSSEFHPEVRRVRREGSYVYEEFMPTGGTDVKVYTVGPEYAHAEARKSPVVDGVVMRNPDGKEVRYPVLLTPTEKQMAREVCIAFRQAVCGFDLLRCEGRSYVCDVNGWSFVKNSYKYYDDAACVLRKMFLDAKAPHLSSTIPPILPWKVNEPVQQSEGLTRQGSGIIGTFGQSEELRCVIAIVRHGDRTPKQKVKLKVTEEKLLNLMLKYNGGRPRAETKLKSAVQLQDLLDATRILVPRSRPGRESDSEAEDIEHAEKLRQVKAVLEEGGHFSGIYRKVQLKPLKWVKVPKANGEGEEERPTEALMVLKYGGVLTHAGRKQAEELGRYFRNNMYPGEGTGLLRLHSTYRHDLKIYSSDEGRVQMSAAAFAKGLLDLEGQLTPILVSLVSKDSSMLDGLDNASIEIKEAKARLNEIITSGMKSVHSSCPEKPWMVDGAGLPANASELLPKLVNLTKKVTEQVRCLAMDEDEELVETSSYEVIPPYDQAKALGKTNIDVDRIAAGLPCGSEGFLLMFARWRKLERDLYNERKGRFDITQIPDVYDSCKYDLLHNAHLNLEGLDELFKVAQLLADGVIPNEYGINPRQKLKIGSKIARRLMGKILIDLRNTREEAISVAELKCNQDILNNGKEDGDFLLKSQSKTESSRRTSFTSEMSMDQDEDDDKEIKYRLDPKYANVKTPERHVRTRLYFTSESHIHSLMNVLRYCNLDESLQGENSLVCDNALDRLHKTKELDYMSYIVLRLFENTEVAFEDPTRFRVEMTFSRGADLSPLERNDSEAASLHQEHTLPIMGPERLQEVGSCLTLEMMEKMVRPFAMPAEDFPPPTIPQGFTGYFSKSAAVLERLVNLWPFHKHGNTNGTNSPKSPRNLPESS; from the exons ATGGCTGGGGATGCGGATggtttgaagaagaaaattaccGTAGGAGTATGTGTAATGGAAAAGAAGGTGAAATGCGGCTCCGAG GCCTCTTCTGCGCCGATGCTGGAGATTTTGGAGCGACTCGAGGCGTTTGGAGAATTTGAG attttgtattttgggGACAAGGTGATCCTTGAAGAACCTATTGAGAG GTGGCCAATATGTGAATGCCTGATTGCCTTCCATTCCACTGGCTATCCTCTGCAGAGGGCTGAAGCATATGCAGCGTTGAGAAA GCCTTTCCTTGTAAACGAATTAGGACAGCAACGCCTTCTTCATGATCGGAGGAAAGTTTATGAG CAACTTGAAATGTTTGGAATTCCTGTTCCGAGATATGCTCTAGTTAACCGGGATTATCCAAATCAAGAGCTGGATTATTTCATTGAGGAGGAAGATTTTGTTGAGGTCCACGGGAACCGTTTCTGGAAGCCTTTTGTGGAAAAGCCTGTTGATG GTGATAACCACAGTATAATGATATATTACCCTAGTTCAGCTGGCGGGGGGATGAAGGAGTTGTTCCGAAAG GTTGGTAATCGGTCGAGCGAATTTCATCCAGAGGTTAGAAGGGTGAGACGTGAAGGTTCTTATGTATATGAAGAATTCATGCCCACCGGGGGAACAGATGTTAAG GTATATACAGTGGGCCCCGAATATGCTCATGCAGAGGCAAGGAAATCTCCTGTAGTTGATGGTGTTGTAATGAGAAATCCTGATGGTAAAGAA GTCAGATATCCTGTTCTTCTTACTCCAACTGAGAAACAAATGGCAAGAGAGGTTTGCATTGCATTCAGGCAAGCT GTTTGTGGATTTGATCTTCTGCGCTGCGAGGGACGTTCATATGTTTGTGATGTCAATGGATGGAGCTTTGTTAAGAACTCTTACAA ATATTATGATGACGCTGCTTGTGTGTTGAGGAAGATGTTTCTTGATGCAAAAGCCCCACATCTTTCTTCAACAATTCCTCCAATTCTACCTTGGAAAGTCAACGAGCCTGTTCAGCAGTCAGAAGGACTCACTCGGCAAGGAAGTGGGATAATTGGGACATTTGGGCAATCCGAAGAGCTACGTTGTGTGATTGCAATTGTTCGGCA TGGAGACAGAACACCAAAGCAGAAAGTCAAGTTGAAAGTCACTGAGGAAAAGCTTTTGAACTTGATGCTAAAATACAACGGGGGAAGACCTAGAGCCGAG ACAAAGCTGAAAAGTGCAGTTCAGTTGCAAGATCTTCTGGATGCTACAAGAATTCTAGTACCTCGATCTAG ACCTGGACGAGAAAGTGATAGTGAAGCTGAAGATATTGAACATGCGGAAAAGCTTCGTCAAGTGAAAGCTGTTCTTGAGGAG GGGGGTCATTTCTCTGGCATATACAGAAAGGTCCAACTTAAGCCATTAAAGTGGGTCAAGGTTCCAAAAGCTAATggtgaaggagaagaagaacgACCTACTGAGGCACTGATGGTTCTTAAATATGGTGGTGTTCTAACTCATGCCGGGAGAAAGCAG GCAGAAGAATTGGGCAGGTACTTTCGGAACAATATGTATCCAG GCGAAGGCACTGGATTGCTTCGTCTCCACAGTACATATCGTCACGACCTAAAAATATACAGTTCAGATGAAGGCCGTGTACAG ATGTCAGCAGCTGCTTTTGCTAAAGGTCTTCTTGACTTGGAAGGGCAACTGACACCTATTTTG GTATCACTTGTCAGTAAGGACTCCTCAATGTTGGATGGGCTTGACAATGCCAGTATTGAGATAAAAGAAGCTAAG GCCAGGCTAAATGAGATCATAACTTCTGGCATGAAATCTGTCCATAGTAGCTGTCCAGAGAAACCGTGGATGGTTGATGGTGCTGGACTCCCTGCAAATGCCTCTGAACTTTTACCCAAACTG GTCAATTTAACAAAGAAGGTTACAGAACAAGTAAGATGTTTAGCCATGGATGAAGATGAGGAGCTTGTGGAGACAAGTTCATATGAAGTGATTCCTCCATATGATCAGGCTAAGGCACTTGGTAAGACAAATATAGATGTTGATCGGATTGCAGCGGGCTTACCTTGTGGTAGTGAGGGATTTCTTCTCATGTTTGCCCGATGGAGAAAACTTGAGAGGGATTTGTATAATGAGCGCAAAGG GCGGTTCGATATAACACAAATTCCTGATGTTTATGATTCTTGCAA ATATGATCTCTTGCACAATGCACATCTCAATCTGGAAGGGTTAGACGAACTCTTCAAAGTTGCTCAG TTACTTGCAGATGGTGTTATTCCAAATGAGTATGGAATCAATCCAAggcaaaaactaaaaattggaTCAAAG ATTGCACGGCGCTTAATGggtaaaattttgattgacCTAAGAAATACACGTGAAGAAGCAATCAGTGTTGCTGAATTAAAGTGCAACCAAGATATCCTCAATAATGGAAAGGAAGATGGAGATTTCTTATTGAAGTCTCAGAGTAAAACTGAAAGCTCGAGAAGAACCAGTTTTACCAGTGAAATGTCAATGGATcaagatgaagatgatgacaaagaaattaaataccGTCTGGATCCTAA ATATGCAAATGTGAAAACACCAGAGCGGCATGTGCGAACAAGGCTATATTTCACTTCT GAATCACACATCCATTCACTGATGAATGTTCTTCGTTATTGCAACCTGGACGAATCGCTTCAAGGAGAAAATAGCCTTGTGTGTGATAACGCCTTGGACCGGTTGCATAAAACAAAGGAGCTTGATTACATGAGTTACATTGTGTTGAGGTTGTTTGAGAACACCGAG GTGGCTTTTGAAGATCCAACGAGATTTCGGGTGGAGATGACTTTTAGCAGAGGTGCAGATTTGTCCCCTCTGGAG AGAAATGATAGCGAGGCAGCATCGTTGCACCAGGAGCATACATTGCCAATAATGGGCCCTGAGAGGCTGCAGGAAGTAGGATCATGTTTAACTTTAGAAATGATGGAGAAGATGGTACGCCCATTCGCAATGCCAGCTGAGGATTTCCCCCCACCAACAATTCCTCAAGGATTCACCGGTTACTTCTCCAAAAGCGCAGCGGTTTTGGAGCGCCTTGTCAATCTCTGGCCCTTCCACAAGCACGGCAACACCAACG GTACCAACTCACCAAAGTCTCCAAGGAATCTACCTGAATCTAGCTGA
- the LOC125190987 gene encoding inositol hexakisphosphate and diphosphoinositol-pentakisphosphate kinase VIP2-like isoform X2: MAGDADGLKKKITVGVCVMEKKASSAPMLEILERLEAFGEFEILYFGDKVILEEPIERWPICECLIAFHSTGYPLQRAEAYAALRKPFLVNELGQQRLLHDRRKVYEQLEMFGIPVPRYALVNRDYPNQELDYFIEEEDFVEVHGNRFWKPFVEKPVDGDNHSIMIYYPSSAGGGMKELFRKVGNRSSEFHPEVRRVRREGSYVYEEFMPTGGTDVKVYTVGPEYAHAEARKSPVVDGVVMRNPDGKEVRYPVLLTPTEKQMAREVCIAFRQAVCGFDLLRCEGRSYVCDVNGWSFVKNSYKYYDDAACVLRKMFLDAKAPHLSSTIPPILPWKVNEPVQQSEGLTRQGSGIIGTFGQSEELRCVIAIVRHGDRTPKQKVKLKVTEEKLLNLMLKYNGGRPRAETKLKSAVQLQDLLDATRILVPRSRPGRESDSEAEDIEHAEKLRQVKAVLEEGGHFSGIYRKVQLKPLKWVKVPKANGEGEEERPTEALMVLKYGGVLTHAGRKQAEELGRYFRNNMYPGEGTGLLRLHSTYRHDLKIYSSDEGRVQMSAAAFAKGLLDLEGQLTPILVSLVSKDSSMLDGLDNASIEIKEAKARLNEIITSGMKSVHSSCPEKPWMVDGAGLPANASELLPKLVNLTKKVTEQVRCLAMDEDEELVETSSYEVIPPYDQAKALGKTNIDVDRIAAGLPCGSEGFLLMFARWRKLERDLYNERKGRFDITQIPDVYDSCKYDLLHNAHLNLEGLDELFKVAQLLADGVIPNEYGINPRQKLKIGSKIARRLMGKILIDLRNTREEAISVAELKCNQDILNNGKEDGDFLLKSQSKTESSRRTSFTSEMSMDQDEDDDKEIKYRLDPKYANVKTPERHVRTRLYFTSESHIHSLMNVLRYCNLDESLQGENSLVCDNALDRLHKTKELDYMSYIVLRLFENTEVAFEDPTRFRVEMTFSRGADLSPLERNDSEAASLHQEHTLPIMGPERLQEVGSCLTLEMMEKMVRPFAMPAEDFPPPTIPQGFTGYFSKSAAVLERLVNLWPFHKHGNTNGTNSPKSPRNLPESS; the protein is encoded by the exons ATGGCTGGGGATGCGGATggtttgaagaagaaaattaccGTAGGAGTATGTGTAATGGAAAAGAAG GCCTCTTCTGCGCCGATGCTGGAGATTTTGGAGCGACTCGAGGCGTTTGGAGAATTTGAG attttgtattttgggGACAAGGTGATCCTTGAAGAACCTATTGAGAG GTGGCCAATATGTGAATGCCTGATTGCCTTCCATTCCACTGGCTATCCTCTGCAGAGGGCTGAAGCATATGCAGCGTTGAGAAA GCCTTTCCTTGTAAACGAATTAGGACAGCAACGCCTTCTTCATGATCGGAGGAAAGTTTATGAG CAACTTGAAATGTTTGGAATTCCTGTTCCGAGATATGCTCTAGTTAACCGGGATTATCCAAATCAAGAGCTGGATTATTTCATTGAGGAGGAAGATTTTGTTGAGGTCCACGGGAACCGTTTCTGGAAGCCTTTTGTGGAAAAGCCTGTTGATG GTGATAACCACAGTATAATGATATATTACCCTAGTTCAGCTGGCGGGGGGATGAAGGAGTTGTTCCGAAAG GTTGGTAATCGGTCGAGCGAATTTCATCCAGAGGTTAGAAGGGTGAGACGTGAAGGTTCTTATGTATATGAAGAATTCATGCCCACCGGGGGAACAGATGTTAAG GTATATACAGTGGGCCCCGAATATGCTCATGCAGAGGCAAGGAAATCTCCTGTAGTTGATGGTGTTGTAATGAGAAATCCTGATGGTAAAGAA GTCAGATATCCTGTTCTTCTTACTCCAACTGAGAAACAAATGGCAAGAGAGGTTTGCATTGCATTCAGGCAAGCT GTTTGTGGATTTGATCTTCTGCGCTGCGAGGGACGTTCATATGTTTGTGATGTCAATGGATGGAGCTTTGTTAAGAACTCTTACAA ATATTATGATGACGCTGCTTGTGTGTTGAGGAAGATGTTTCTTGATGCAAAAGCCCCACATCTTTCTTCAACAATTCCTCCAATTCTACCTTGGAAAGTCAACGAGCCTGTTCAGCAGTCAGAAGGACTCACTCGGCAAGGAAGTGGGATAATTGGGACATTTGGGCAATCCGAAGAGCTACGTTGTGTGATTGCAATTGTTCGGCA TGGAGACAGAACACCAAAGCAGAAAGTCAAGTTGAAAGTCACTGAGGAAAAGCTTTTGAACTTGATGCTAAAATACAACGGGGGAAGACCTAGAGCCGAG ACAAAGCTGAAAAGTGCAGTTCAGTTGCAAGATCTTCTGGATGCTACAAGAATTCTAGTACCTCGATCTAG ACCTGGACGAGAAAGTGATAGTGAAGCTGAAGATATTGAACATGCGGAAAAGCTTCGTCAAGTGAAAGCTGTTCTTGAGGAG GGGGGTCATTTCTCTGGCATATACAGAAAGGTCCAACTTAAGCCATTAAAGTGGGTCAAGGTTCCAAAAGCTAATggtgaaggagaagaagaacgACCTACTGAGGCACTGATGGTTCTTAAATATGGTGGTGTTCTAACTCATGCCGGGAGAAAGCAG GCAGAAGAATTGGGCAGGTACTTTCGGAACAATATGTATCCAG GCGAAGGCACTGGATTGCTTCGTCTCCACAGTACATATCGTCACGACCTAAAAATATACAGTTCAGATGAAGGCCGTGTACAG ATGTCAGCAGCTGCTTTTGCTAAAGGTCTTCTTGACTTGGAAGGGCAACTGACACCTATTTTG GTATCACTTGTCAGTAAGGACTCCTCAATGTTGGATGGGCTTGACAATGCCAGTATTGAGATAAAAGAAGCTAAG GCCAGGCTAAATGAGATCATAACTTCTGGCATGAAATCTGTCCATAGTAGCTGTCCAGAGAAACCGTGGATGGTTGATGGTGCTGGACTCCCTGCAAATGCCTCTGAACTTTTACCCAAACTG GTCAATTTAACAAAGAAGGTTACAGAACAAGTAAGATGTTTAGCCATGGATGAAGATGAGGAGCTTGTGGAGACAAGTTCATATGAAGTGATTCCTCCATATGATCAGGCTAAGGCACTTGGTAAGACAAATATAGATGTTGATCGGATTGCAGCGGGCTTACCTTGTGGTAGTGAGGGATTTCTTCTCATGTTTGCCCGATGGAGAAAACTTGAGAGGGATTTGTATAATGAGCGCAAAGG GCGGTTCGATATAACACAAATTCCTGATGTTTATGATTCTTGCAA ATATGATCTCTTGCACAATGCACATCTCAATCTGGAAGGGTTAGACGAACTCTTCAAAGTTGCTCAG TTACTTGCAGATGGTGTTATTCCAAATGAGTATGGAATCAATCCAAggcaaaaactaaaaattggaTCAAAG ATTGCACGGCGCTTAATGggtaaaattttgattgacCTAAGAAATACACGTGAAGAAGCAATCAGTGTTGCTGAATTAAAGTGCAACCAAGATATCCTCAATAATGGAAAGGAAGATGGAGATTTCTTATTGAAGTCTCAGAGTAAAACTGAAAGCTCGAGAAGAACCAGTTTTACCAGTGAAATGTCAATGGATcaagatgaagatgatgacaaagaaattaaataccGTCTGGATCCTAA ATATGCAAATGTGAAAACACCAGAGCGGCATGTGCGAACAAGGCTATATTTCACTTCT GAATCACACATCCATTCACTGATGAATGTTCTTCGTTATTGCAACCTGGACGAATCGCTTCAAGGAGAAAATAGCCTTGTGTGTGATAACGCCTTGGACCGGTTGCATAAAACAAAGGAGCTTGATTACATGAGTTACATTGTGTTGAGGTTGTTTGAGAACACCGAG GTGGCTTTTGAAGATCCAACGAGATTTCGGGTGGAGATGACTTTTAGCAGAGGTGCAGATTTGTCCCCTCTGGAG AGAAATGATAGCGAGGCAGCATCGTTGCACCAGGAGCATACATTGCCAATAATGGGCCCTGAGAGGCTGCAGGAAGTAGGATCATGTTTAACTTTAGAAATGATGGAGAAGATGGTACGCCCATTCGCAATGCCAGCTGAGGATTTCCCCCCACCAACAATTCCTCAAGGATTCACCGGTTACTTCTCCAAAAGCGCAGCGGTTTTGGAGCGCCTTGTCAATCTCTGGCCCTTCCACAAGCACGGCAACACCAACG GTACCAACTCACCAAAGTCTCCAAGGAATCTACCTGAATCTAGCTGA